In Chryseobacterium turcicum, a single window of DNA contains:
- the acs gene encoding acetate--CoA ligase, producing MRNYVIEDLPHYFEEYKKSIKNPKKFWDKVADQNFVWYQRWSKVVKYDMNEAKITWFKDAKLNITKNCLDRHLSVRGEKTAIIWEPNDPKEEAQHISYNELYTRVNKTANVLREMGIEKGDRVCIYLPMIPELAITMLACAKLGAVHSVIFAGFSASAVVSRVNDCGAKLLITSDGSYRGSKVLDLKSIIDEALEKCPTVEKTLVVKRTHNEVKMKENRDFWMNDLYEKASADFVTVIMDAEDPLFILYTSGSTGKPKGMLHTSAGYMVYSAYTFKNVFNYQENDIYWCTADIGWITGHSYILYGPLLNGATTVIFEGVPTYPEPDRFWELIEKHKVTQFYTAPTAIRSLAKESTEWVDKHDLSSLRVIGSVGEPINEEAWHWFNDHVGRKKCPIVDTWWQTETGGIMISPIPFVTPTKPTYATLPLPGIQPVLMDDKRNEITGNQVTGNLCIRFPWPGIARTIWGDHQRYKETYFSAFPGKYFTGDGALRDEVGYYRITGRVDDVVIVSGHNLGTAPIEDSINEHPAVAESAIVGFPHDIKGSALYGFVILKDSGSDRKQENLVKEINQLISDQIGPIAKLDKIQFVSGLPKTRSGKIMRRILRKIAEGDFSNFGDTSTLLNPEIVEEIKNERI from the coding sequence ATGAGAAATTACGTGATAGAAGATTTACCACACTATTTTGAAGAGTATAAAAAATCAATCAAAAATCCTAAGAAATTCTGGGATAAGGTGGCTGACCAAAATTTTGTATGGTACCAAAGATGGAGCAAAGTGGTAAAATATGATATGAATGAAGCAAAAATCACTTGGTTTAAAGACGCTAAATTAAATATCACCAAAAACTGTCTCGACAGACACCTTTCTGTAAGAGGTGAAAAAACTGCTATTATCTGGGAACCCAACGACCCAAAAGAAGAGGCGCAGCATATTTCTTACAACGAATTATATACAAGAGTCAATAAAACCGCCAATGTTCTTCGCGAAATGGGGATTGAAAAAGGCGACAGAGTTTGCATTTACCTTCCTATGATTCCTGAATTAGCGATTACGATGTTGGCTTGTGCAAAATTAGGAGCCGTACATTCCGTCATTTTTGCAGGATTTTCAGCTTCAGCAGTTGTTTCAAGAGTAAATGATTGCGGTGCAAAATTATTGATAACTTCAGACGGAAGTTACAGAGGGAGTAAAGTTTTAGATTTAAAATCTATTATTGATGAAGCTTTAGAAAAATGCCCTACCGTTGAAAAAACCTTAGTGGTAAAACGCACCCACAACGAAGTGAAAATGAAAGAAAACAGAGATTTCTGGATGAATGATTTATACGAAAAAGCTTCCGCAGACTTTGTAACTGTTATTATGGATGCAGAAGACCCATTGTTTATTTTGTACACTTCTGGCTCTACAGGAAAGCCAAAAGGAATGCTTCATACGTCGGCTGGTTACATGGTGTATTCGGCATATACATTTAAAAACGTTTTCAATTATCAGGAAAATGACATCTATTGGTGTACCGCAGATATTGGCTGGATTACCGGTCATTCGTATATTCTTTACGGACCATTACTAAATGGAGCAACAACCGTTATTTTTGAAGGAGTACCAACCTATCCAGAACCAGACCGTTTTTGGGAACTTATTGAAAAACATAAAGTGACTCAATTTTACACTGCACCCACTGCGATTCGTTCTTTAGCCAAAGAAAGCACAGAATGGGTAGACAAACATGATTTAAGTTCATTGCGAGTAATAGGGTCTGTTGGCGAACCAATCAATGAGGAAGCTTGGCATTGGTTTAATGACCATGTGGGAAGAAAAAAATGCCCGATTGTAGATACCTGGTGGCAAACCGAAACGGGTGGAATTATGATTTCTCCCATCCCATTCGTAACGCCAACAAAACCAACTTACGCGACACTTCCTTTACCGGGAATTCAGCCTGTTTTAATGGATGATAAGCGCAACGAAATTACAGGAAATCAGGTAACAGGAAATCTATGCATCCGTTTTCCATGGCCGGGAATCGCAAGAACCATTTGGGGAGACCACCAGAGATATAAAGAAACTTATTTTTCAGCTTTTCCGGGTAAATATTTTACAGGTGACGGTGCTTTGAGAGACGAGGTTGGGTATTACAGAATTACGGGTCGTGTAGATGATGTGGTGATTGTTTCAGGTCATAATTTAGGAACAGCACCTATCGAAGACAGCATCAATGAACATCCGGCGGTTGCAGAATCTGCGATTGTTGGCTTCCCACACGATATTAAAGGAAGCGCTTTGTATGGTTTTGTGATTTTAAAAGATTCGGGGTCTGACAGAAAGCAGGAAAATCTAGTTAAAGAAATCAACCAATTAATTTCAGACCAGATTGGTCCGATTGCTAAACTTGATAAGATTCAATTTGTTTCGGGACTTCCCAAAACACGTTCGGGAAAAATTATGCGTAGAATTTTGAGAAAAATTGCCGAAGGTGATTTCAGTAATTTTGGAGACACTTCCACCCTACTAAACCCTGAAATTGTTGAAGAAATTAAAAATGAGAGAATTTAG
- a CDS encoding DUF6438 domain-containing protein, with protein MKFIYFFIGIFLLQSCEKKNLSEKEILEIIHSHDNYKNLDLKTDFVDGYEFIDSIKIFRETINKENFKSIYEADFNNDGKVDYLVNLSYPKIKDNDLIEIFEEEGRLSTAFLLSSDKGYQLLNPGKRGVYDIVSAKIIAYKNQYLIKLLSINKNPEKDSDALQCDTLMIKGKELTEFVTPSKNHHIEKIIITKKGGYAPGVKYQLTLKEDSLILQSNFYKNREGKFMNNDIYSFEKASKHLNEINFNTLKDNYFINCDDCSSFVTEITFDNGKSKRIYDYGEKGTLSLLRFYEKVDSIMNQQKWKKIH; from the coding sequence ATGAAGTTTATCTATTTTTTTATTGGAATCTTTCTCCTTCAATCTTGTGAGAAAAAAAATCTTAGTGAAAAAGAAATTTTAGAAATCATTCATTCACATGATAATTATAAAAACTTGGATTTAAAAACAGACTTTGTTGATGGTTATGAATTTATTGATTCCATAAAAATTTTCAGAGAGACCATAAACAAAGAAAATTTCAAATCTATTTATGAAGCAGATTTTAATAATGACGGCAAAGTAGATTACCTAGTTAATTTAAGCTATCCAAAAATAAAAGATAATGATCTTATAGAAATTTTCGAAGAAGAAGGTCGTTTATCCACGGCTTTTTTACTGAGTAGCGACAAAGGTTATCAATTATTAAACCCGGGCAAGAGAGGTGTTTACGATATTGTTTCTGCTAAAATAATAGCATATAAAAATCAATATCTAATTAAGTTATTAAGCATAAATAAAAATCCTGAAAAGGATAGTGATGCTCTACAGTGTGATACTTTGATGATTAAGGGCAAAGAATTAACTGAATTTGTTACTCCATCCAAAAATCATCACATTGAAAAGATAATTATTACTAAAAAAGGAGGCTATGCACCTGGTGTAAAATATCAATTAACCTTAAAAGAAGACTCACTTATTCTGCAATCAAATTTCTATAAAAATAGAGAAGGAAAATTTATGAATAATGACATTTACAGTTTTGAAAAAGCTTCAAAGCATCTTAATGAAATAAATTTTAACACCTTAAAAGATAATTACTTTATTAATTGTGATGATTGCTCATCATTTGTAACAGAAATTACTTTTGACAATGGTAAAAGTAAAAGAATTTATGACTATGGAGAAAAAGGAACCTTAAGTCTTTTAAGATTTTACGAAAAAGTAGACAGTATTATGAACCAACAAAAATGGAAGAAAATACACTAA
- a CDS encoding RelA/SpoT family protein, translating to MSYDLEQENKEISARYKDLISNTYRTLDEENNKLIRKAFDIALDAHKDQRRKTGEPYIYHPIAVAKIVATEIGLGASSIACALLHDVIEDSDYTYEDLKKIFGERIAGIVNGLTKISIMNHQNISVQSENYRKLLLTLSEDFRVILIKIADRLHNMRTLESMAPDKQKKIASETVYIYAPMAHRLGLYNIKSELEDLSLKYNNPDIYNEITEKLELAKENRIRYIEEFTKEVSARLKEEGLNVSIKGRAKAISSIYRKMLKQGVSFEEVFDNYAIRIIYKSDAKNEKFLAWKIYSIVTDVYHSNPSRMRDWITQPRSTGYESLHLTVLGPDKKWIEVQIRSERMDDIAEKGVAAHYKYKEGYKQSNDDRNFEKWVTEIRDVLEQQQNLSTSELLDNIKLNLYSKEVFVFTPKGEIKILPTNATALDFAFSVHSDLGMKCLGAKINGKLVPISYVLQNGDQVDIISSQNQKPKFDWLDFVVTSKAKSKIKSYLNSEKNSFVEEGKEILQRKLRHAKINFNDEEINKLQKFFNLKSSQELFLKFQTNELDASSLRKYIESKNVFNNLLSRFKRNTNKNQHYEEPKEINLDMIVFGKDEEKLNYSYAKCCTVIPGDKIFGFITISEGIKVHSDNCPNAINLRAQYDYRVIPAKWVNEESFKNRIKIEIEGLDRMGMINDITTVISGAMGMDMKSMSIESNNGIFTGNINLEVKHKGQLEETFKKLKAIDGISRIRRI from the coding sequence ATGAGTTACGATTTGGAACAAGAAAATAAAGAAATCTCAGCGAGGTACAAAGACCTGATTTCTAACACCTACAGAACTTTGGATGAAGAAAACAATAAACTCATCCGAAAGGCTTTTGATATTGCTCTTGACGCACACAAAGACCAGCGAAGAAAAACTGGGGAGCCCTACATTTATCACCCTATTGCTGTGGCTAAAATTGTGGCTACAGAAATTGGTTTAGGGGCTTCGTCAATCGCTTGTGCTCTTTTGCATGATGTAATTGAAGATTCTGATTATACCTATGAAGATTTAAAAAAAATATTTGGGGAAAGAATCGCAGGAATTGTCAACGGACTGACCAAGATTTCTATCATGAATCATCAGAATATTTCTGTACAGTCAGAAAACTACAGAAAATTATTACTGACTCTTTCTGAAGATTTCCGTGTGATTTTGATTAAAATTGCAGACCGACTTCACAACATGCGAACGCTGGAAAGCATGGCTCCCGACAAGCAGAAAAAAATTGCTTCCGAAACGGTTTATATTTATGCGCCAATGGCTCATAGATTAGGATTATACAACATTAAATCTGAACTCGAAGATTTATCTTTAAAGTATAATAATCCCGATATCTATAATGAGATTACCGAAAAACTGGAGTTGGCAAAAGAAAACCGAATCCGCTATATCGAAGAGTTTACGAAAGAAGTTTCTGCAAGATTAAAAGAGGAAGGTTTAAATGTAAGTATAAAAGGTCGTGCAAAAGCTATTTCTTCTATTTACCGAAAAATGCTTAAACAGGGCGTTTCTTTTGAAGAGGTTTTCGACAATTATGCCATCAGGATCATCTATAAATCGGATGCTAAAAACGAAAAATTCCTTGCCTGGAAAATATATTCTATTGTAACCGATGTTTATCACAGTAATCCATCGAGAATGCGTGACTGGATTACCCAGCCTCGCTCTACAGGCTACGAAAGTTTACATTTAACTGTTCTGGGGCCCGACAAAAAGTGGATTGAAGTGCAAATTCGTTCAGAAAGAATGGATGATATTGCCGAAAAAGGAGTTGCTGCACATTACAAATATAAAGAAGGCTACAAACAAAGTAACGATGACCGAAATTTTGAAAAATGGGTTACCGAAATACGCGATGTACTCGAACAGCAGCAGAATCTTTCGACCTCTGAACTTTTAGATAATATTAAACTCAATTTATATTCAAAAGAAGTTTTTGTTTTTACTCCAAAAGGTGAAATTAAAATTCTGCCCACCAATGCAACTGCGTTAGATTTTGCTTTTTCTGTACACTCCGATTTGGGAATGAAATGTTTAGGCGCAAAAATCAACGGAAAATTGGTTCCTATTTCGTATGTTCTTCAAAATGGCGACCAAGTAGATATTATTTCGTCTCAAAATCAAAAACCTAAGTTTGACTGGCTTGATTTTGTGGTGACTTCAAAGGCAAAGTCAAAAATTAAAAGCTACCTTAATTCTGAGAAAAATTCTTTCGTAGAAGAAGGAAAAGAAATTTTACAAAGAAAACTTCGTCATGCAAAAATTAATTTTAATGATGAGGAGATCAATAAACTTCAGAAGTTTTTCAATCTTAAATCCTCTCAGGAATTATTCTTAAAATTCCAAACTAATGAATTGGATGCAAGTAGCTTAAGAAAGTATATTGAAAGTAAAAATGTATTTAACAATTTGCTTTCGAGATTTAAGAGAAATACCAATAAAAACCAGCATTACGAAGAGCCTAAAGAAATCAATCTCGATATGATTGTTTTCGGGAAAGATGAAGAAAAGCTCAACTATAGCTACGCAAAATGTTGTACGGTAATTCCGGGAGATAAAATTTTTGGGTTTATTACCATTTCTGAAGGGATAAAAGTGCACAGCGACAATTGTCCGAACGCTATTAATCTTCGTGCTCAATATGACTACCGTGTGATTCCTGCAAAATGGGTGAACGAAGAAAGCTTCAAAAACCGTATTAAAATTGAGATTGAAGGTCTTGATAGAATGGGAATGATTAACGACATTACCACCGTCATTAGTGGTGCAATGGGTATGGATATGAAAAGTATGTCTATTGAATCTAACAACGGAATTTTCACAGGAAACATCAATCTAGAAGTAAAACATAAAGGTCAGCTTGAAGAAACATTTAAAAAACTGAAAGCAATTGACGGAATTTCAAGAATAAGACGTATTTAA
- the nhaA gene encoding Na+/H+ antiporter NhaA yields the protein MRLSQYFKKFFQSNQSSGILLIFCVSLALIIANSPLGSSFQQFLDFQIGFEDLHLKYPVSIWINDGLMAIFFLLVGLEIKRELVEGELSSFKNASLPIFAAIGGMLVPALIFVAFNSGTDYSNGWGIPMATDIAFSLAIISMLGKRVPASLKIFLAALAIVDDLGAILVIAIFYTEQIHWMYLLLSFGIVAILFALNFLKVTKLIYYIIPGIFLWYFLHHSGIHATIAGVLVAFSIPTNASNTKISPLEKMEHSLHFPVNFLIMPIFALTNTNIAFNSSMIDGLFNSLGLGIIGGLVLGKLIGINLFSLIAIKLKISSLPQRSSWNQMIGVGLLAGIGFTMSIFIALLSFKHEIAFQDEAKFAILIASVIAAVSGYMILNFSSKKMKKL from the coding sequence ATGAGGTTGTCCCAATATTTTAAAAAATTTTTCCAAAGCAATCAATCATCAGGAATTTTACTTATTTTCTGTGTCAGTCTTGCGTTAATTATCGCAAACTCACCTTTAGGAAGTAGTTTTCAACAGTTTTTAGATTTTCAAATTGGTTTTGAAGATTTACACTTAAAATATCCGGTAAGCATTTGGATTAATGATGGTTTGATGGCTATTTTCTTTCTTTTGGTCGGTTTAGAAATTAAAAGAGAGCTTGTAGAAGGTGAGCTTTCATCTTTTAAAAATGCTTCACTCCCTATTTTTGCGGCAATCGGTGGAATGCTAGTTCCTGCACTTATTTTCGTTGCTTTCAACTCCGGAACAGATTACAGCAACGGTTGGGGAATTCCGATGGCAACAGATATTGCTTTTTCTTTGGCGATTATTTCGATGTTAGGAAAAAGGGTTCCGGCTTCACTCAAGATTTTTTTGGCAGCATTAGCTATTGTTGATGATTTAGGCGCTATTTTAGTGATTGCGATATTCTATACAGAACAAATTCATTGGATGTATCTTTTACTCTCTTTTGGAATTGTGGCAATTTTATTTGCTTTAAATTTCCTAAAGGTTACAAAACTGATTTACTACATTATTCCAGGAATATTTTTGTGGTATTTCCTACATCATTCGGGTATTCATGCAACAATTGCTGGGGTTTTGGTCGCTTTCAGTATTCCAACCAATGCCTCAAATACAAAAATCTCACCTTTAGAAAAAATGGAACATTCGCTTCATTTTCCAGTAAACTTTTTAATAATGCCCATTTTCGCTTTAACGAATACCAATATTGCCTTTAACAGCAGTATGATTGATGGATTATTTAACAGTTTAGGACTGGGAATAATTGGTGGACTTGTTTTAGGAAAATTAATCGGTATTAACTTATTCTCTTTAATTGCTATAAAACTAAAAATAAGCTCTCTTCCACAACGCTCTTCATGGAATCAGATGATAGGTGTTGGTCTTTTAGCCGGAATCGGATTTACCATGTCAATATTTATTGCATTGCTTTCTTTTAAACATGAAATAGCTTTTCAGGATGAAGCTAAGTTTGCGATTTTAATTGCTTCAGTAATAGCGGCGGTTTCAGGATATATGATTTTAAATTTCAGTTCAAAGAAAATGAAAAAATTGTAA
- a CDS encoding YihY/virulence factor BrkB family protein has translation MAIKIPKFILKFQEFLDDIHLPVLGISLWQMFQIYISGIFKGKIGRKAAAISWSFTLSLFPFLLFLLSVIPYMPHYDKLQFYIFEVLMHNIFPSNIEGDVRNYIENNIIPNMKGISNLTILIALVFATNGTFSLINGFNENSEEKLSDVKEFILSFFITIGFVSIIFLALFGVYYTEVVLKDFSPGYNLSWIVRNLSKIIGFVSFPLFYFILLAMFYWLGTVKIIRFRQAIPGAILTTVLFVVTTYFFALYVKNIARYNVLYGSIGSMILLMIWVNVNVYLLLFGNELNMALRKLRIEKLLSDEIKREAENYHAEKTEPNLEGDDEHKRPYLKNNEK, from the coding sequence ATGGCTATAAAAATTCCTAAGTTTATCTTAAAATTTCAAGAATTTCTAGACGACATCCATCTTCCGGTTCTCGGGATATCGCTTTGGCAGATGTTTCAAATCTATATTTCAGGGATTTTTAAAGGAAAAATAGGGCGAAAAGCAGCAGCAATTTCATGGAGCTTTACTTTGAGTTTATTTCCTTTTTTACTCTTTTTACTTTCGGTAATTCCTTATATGCCACATTATGATAAGCTTCAGTTCTATATTTTTGAAGTTTTAATGCACAATATTTTCCCTTCCAATATCGAAGGTGATGTACGAAATTATATCGAAAATAATATCATTCCCAATATGAAGGGAATCAGTAATTTAACGATTCTTATTGCTTTAGTTTTTGCGACCAACGGTACTTTTTCTTTAATCAACGGTTTTAATGAAAATTCAGAAGAAAAACTTAGCGATGTAAAAGAGTTTATACTTTCATTTTTCATCACAATTGGCTTTGTAAGTATTATATTTTTAGCGCTTTTCGGAGTGTATTACACCGAAGTTGTTTTGAAAGATTTTTCGCCAGGTTATAATTTGTCATGGATCGTAAGGAATCTCTCTAAAATCATTGGTTTTGTGTCGTTTCCGCTCTTTTATTTTATATTGTTAGCGATGTTTTATTGGTTGGGAACAGTGAAAATTATTAGATTCAGACAGGCGATTCCTGGCGCGATTCTAACGACAGTTTTATTTGTGGTAACCACTTATTTCTTTGCCCTATATGTTAAAAATATTGCCCGTTACAACGTTCTTTACGGGTCAATTGGAAGTATGATTCTTTTGATGATTTGGGTGAATGTAAATGTTTACCTGCTACTTTTCGGAAATGAGCTGAATATGGCATTGAGAAAATTAAGAATAGAAAAATTACTTTCTGACGAAATCAAAAGAGAAGCAGAAAATTATCACGCAGAAAAAACAGAGCCTAATTTAGAAGGCGATGATGAACACAAAAGACCTTACCTTAAAAATAATGAAAAATAA
- a CDS encoding 23S rRNA (pseudouridine(1915)-N(3))-methyltransferase RlmH produces MRISLVCIGKTDDKEITSLISYYLTRLPKHWNFEIVEIPDVKNAKNLSSDLLKKEEAKLFLNQIDKNDLVILLDEKGKQFTSREFSNKMDTWMNSSVKKVHILIGGAYGFSDEIYNRANEKMSLSKMTFTHQMIRLFIVEQLYRADQILQGKPYHND; encoded by the coding sequence ATGCGAATCAGTTTAGTTTGTATTGGGAAAACAGATGACAAAGAAATTACATCTTTAATCAGTTATTACCTCACCCGCCTTCCAAAACATTGGAATTTTGAGATTGTAGAAATCCCAGATGTCAAAAATGCCAAAAATCTGTCTTCTGACCTTTTAAAGAAAGAAGAAGCCAAATTATTTTTAAATCAAATCGACAAAAACGATTTGGTTATTCTTCTTGATGAAAAAGGAAAACAGTTTACCAGTCGCGAATTTTCAAACAAAATGGATACTTGGATGAATTCTTCTGTGAAAAAAGTTCACATTCTGATTGGCGGAGCGTACGGTTTTTCGGATGAAATCTACAACAGGGCCAACGAAAAAATGTCATTATCTAAAATGACATTTACGCATCAGATGATTCGACTTTTTATTGTTGAGCAGCTTTACAGAGCGGATCAGATTTTACAGGGAAAACCGTATCACAACGATTAG
- a CDS encoding tRNA (cytidine(34)-2'-O)-methyltransferase — MLNIVLVEPEIPNNTGNIGRLCVGTGSRLHLIHPFGFLIDDKNLKRSGLDYWVHLDVTEYENVDEWMKNIPDLSRVFLMSSHAEKSYLEIDFQDGDWLVFGKESAGLSKDVLDRFENHLTIPMSKLIRSFNIANSVAFVVGEAKRQITLKK, encoded by the coding sequence ATGTTAAATATTGTTCTCGTAGAACCAGAGATTCCTAATAATACCGGTAATATCGGAAGACTATGTGTAGGAACCGGAAGCAGATTGCATTTAATACATCCGTTCGGATTTTTAATTGATGATAAAAACCTGAAACGTTCAGGTTTAGATTATTGGGTTCATCTTGATGTTACAGAATATGAAAATGTGGATGAATGGATGAAAAATATTCCTGATTTGTCACGTGTTTTTCTGATGAGTTCACATGCTGAGAAATCTTATCTGGAAATAGATTTTCAGGATGGGGATTGGTTGGTTTTCGGAAAGGAGAGTGCAGGCTTAAGTAAAGATGTTTTAGACCGTTTTGAAAATCATTTGACTATTCCGATGTCTAAATTGATTAGAAGCTTTAATATCGCCAATTCGGTTGCCTTTGTAGTAGGAGAAGCAAAGAGACAGATTACTTTGAAAAAATAG
- a CDS encoding phosphatase PAP2 family protein yields the protein MEEIIQEDKNLFLYLNNLGDTPFDQFWMMISATWIWVPLYVILCYLLYKNFKLKSLLYILLFVAIGVTVSDQVSGIFKYGVARLRPCHDPSLHNVMRIVKCGGQYGFYSAHASNTFFLASFLSFLLKDKLRWFPYAIFVWAAVVAYSRIYLGVHFPIDILVGAFVGTLLGGIFAMLAKKVINKQTVAS from the coding sequence ATGGAAGAAATTATTCAGGAAGATAAGAATCTTTTCCTTTATCTCAACAATTTGGGGGATACCCCTTTTGACCAGTTTTGGATGATGATTTCGGCAACCTGGATTTGGGTTCCGCTTTATGTAATTCTTTGTTATCTTCTCTATAAAAATTTCAAATTAAAATCTCTGTTGTATATTCTGTTGTTCGTTGCGATAGGCGTAACGGTTTCAGACCAGGTTTCAGGGATTTTCAAATATGGTGTCGCAAGACTAAGGCCTTGTCATGATCCTTCACTTCATAACGTGATGCGTATTGTAAAATGTGGCGGGCAATATGGTTTTTATTCTGCGCACGCTTCAAACACTTTCTTTTTGGCAAGTTTCCTAAGTTTTTTATTGAAAGATAAGCTTAGATGGTTTCCTTATGCTATATTCGTCTGGGCTGCAGTAGTAGCATACAGCCGCATCTATCTAGGAGTACATTTCCCGATAGATATTTTGGTTGGGGCATTTGTTGGAACTTTATTGGGAGGGATTTTCGCTATGCTCGCAAAAAAAGTGATTAACAAGCAAACCGTAGCTTCTTAA
- a CDS encoding Sec-independent protein translocase subunit TatA/TatB, protein MELSIGEMALIAIAIVVLFGPDKLPQIARDLGAGVRKMRGAVEDIKTEIMKETDNPVSEIKREIEKVKDAAKDFNPMKNIEENILKEQPSATELPTVKPADDETYEGPVSR, encoded by the coding sequence ATGGAATTAAGCATTGGAGAAATGGCACTTATTGCCATTGCAATTGTAGTTTTGTTTGGTCCGGATAAACTACCTCAGATTGCTCGCGACCTTGGAGCGGGAGTGAGAAAAATGCGTGGCGCAGTAGAAGATATCAAAACTGAAATCATGAAAGAAACAGATAACCCTGTTTCTGAGATAAAACGTGAGATTGAAAAAGTAAAAGATGCTGCAAAAGATTTTAATCCGATGAAGAATATCGAGGAAAACATTTTAAAAGAACAGCCTTCTGCAACAGAATTACCAACAGTAAAACCTGCAGATGATGAAACTTACGAAGGGCCGGTAAGCCGTTAA
- a CDS encoding TCR/Tet family MFS transporter: MENSKKKAAMSFIFITLLIDITGWGIIIPVVPQLIKELIHADISEAAKYGGWLGFAYAFTQFVFSPVVGNLSDKFGRRPIILISLFGFAIDYILLALAPTILWLFVGRVIAGITGASVTTASAYIADISNDKDRAKNFGLIGAAFGLGFIIGPVLGGVLGHYGARVPFYAAAGLCLLNFLYGYFILPESLDKDKRREFSWKRANPVGSFRFLGKHPEISALIFALILIYIAGHAVQSNWSFFTMYEFDWTERMVGISLGVVGLLVGLVQGVLIRWTTPKLGEQKSIYYGLILYAIGLFLFSFASEGWMMFVFLIPYCLGGICGPALQSVITKSVPSNEQGELQGALTSLMSATSIIGPPVMTNLFYFFTHDEAPFKFSGAPFFLAFILMSVSVVVTYYAFQKKKS, from the coding sequence ATGGAAAACTCAAAAAAGAAAGCAGCCATGAGCTTTATATTTATCACATTGCTGATAGATATAACGGGATGGGGAATCATTATTCCTGTAGTTCCACAATTGATTAAAGAACTGATTCATGCTGATATTAGTGAAGCTGCAAAATATGGTGGCTGGCTCGGCTTTGCTTATGCTTTCACCCAGTTTGTTTTTTCGCCCGTTGTAGGAAACCTTAGTGATAAATTTGGTAGACGACCTATTATTTTGATTTCACTTTTTGGCTTTGCCATTGATTATATCTTGCTTGCTTTGGCCCCAACAATTTTATGGTTATTTGTAGGACGTGTTATTGCAGGAATTACTGGAGCAAGTGTCACCACAGCGAGTGCCTATATTGCTGATATTTCTAATGATAAAGACAGGGCCAAAAACTTTGGATTAATTGGTGCTGCATTTGGTTTGGGTTTTATTATAGGTCCGGTTTTAGGTGGTGTTTTAGGACATTATGGTGCAAGAGTGCCATTTTATGCAGCAGCAGGTTTATGCCTTTTAAACTTCCTTTATGGGTATTTTATACTTCCCGAAAGTTTAGATAAAGACAAAAGACGTGAGTTTAGCTGGAAACGTGCAAACCCCGTTGGTTCTTTCAGGTTTTTAGGAAAACATCCTGAAATTTCAGCTTTAATTTTTGCTTTAATTTTAATTTATATTGCAGGTCATGCGGTACAAAGCAACTGGAGTTTCTTTACGATGTATGAATTTGATTGGACAGAAAGAATGGTTGGAATTTCTTTAGGAGTCGTCGGTCTTTTGGTTGGTTTGGTTCAGGGAGTTCTAATTCGATGGACAACCCCAAAGCTCGGTGAACAAAAAAGTATTTATTACGGATTGATTTTATACGCAATAGGATTGTTTTTATTCTCATTTGCCTCTGAAGGTTGGATGATGTTTGTATTTTTAATTCCTTATTGCTTGGGAGGAATTTGCGGTCCGGCATTACAGTCTGTAATCACAAAATCGGTTCCTTCAAACGAACAAGGTGAGCTACAGGGAGCTTTAACGAGCCTAATGAGTGCAACATCCATTATCGGACCTCCGGTAATGACCAATTTATTTTACTTTTTCACCCATGACGAAGCACCGTTTAAATTCTCCGGAGCCCCTTTCTTCTTGGCATTTATACTAATGTCTGTAAGTGTAGTGGTTACTTATTATGCTTTTCAGAAAAAGAAATCTTAA